The genome window GAGCGAGGATGGACGCGGGCCTGCCGCACAATGGGTGTGTCGCTGGCCCGGGTTCGCCCCAACTCCCGTCATGCGGCGTCATACCCCCCTTATTTGGCGGAACCAAAGGCCCTCCTCGTCCTTACCTGGCACGATTCAGGACTGCAACGCAGTGATCGCCGAAGTGGTAATAGCCCCTAAGGCCAGAGCGGCGGTGGCGCCGGCGGCACGCGGATCGGCTCGGCGGATTCCGTAGTCTGCTGCTGTGTTTCCTCGCGCCCGCGCTGCGCCATATGTGCGAGCCAGTTCTCGGTTTCCAGCAGGTTTTCAGTGATGGTCGCGTCGTCCGGAGCCAGACGCTCGGCGCGCTGAAGCAACTCCGCTGCGCGGCGGAAATCTCCGGTCTCGGCGTAGGCCACGGCCAGGTTGTTGAGCACGACGGGATCGAAGGGATTGCGGCCCAGCGCGTTCTCAAGCTGTGCGATGGCACGGGCGGTCTGACCGTCGCTGAGCAGCTCTGCACCGGTTGCCGCTTCGGGCTGAGCGGTAAGCGTGCCTGGCAGTAGCAAGGCGAGCGCCACGATCAGAGATCTAGCATTCATAGGCCTGAGCCCTCGTAATGGGACGGCAGCCCGCGCGGCGACGCGGGCAGCTCGGGCTGGGCGTTAAAGTAATAACGCAGGAAGGCGGCGAATTGGTACTCGTTGAAGTCGCGGGCATTATCGGTGGCCAGACGGCCGCCGGCGAAGAAATGCCGATTGAGACGATATTCCGCGGCGGCACCAAAGGCGTAGCCGAGGCCGCTCTGCGAGTTGTCGCTGTAGCCGGCGACGAGATCGCTTTCCGGATCAAGCGCGATGCGCTCCTCCAGCTGCGCCTGCAGACCCGGATTGTTCGGGTAGTAGGCGGCGCCATCCTCGTTGAAGGCCTGCAGCCCGACCGCCCCATGCAGCCGCCAGACGAGTTCGTGGTAGCGGCCCTCCAGGCTCACCGGCACGCCCACCGACACGAAGCTCTGCGGTGAGAAGTAACCACCGTGCCCCAGCGTGAAAAAGCGACGGTTCTTGTCGTAGAAGAAGCTGGTGATATTCAGGCCGTAGGTCAGCTCCATGGCGCGACTACGCAGCGCGCGCGCGTAGGCGCCGGCACCTATCTCGAAGGCGCTGTTGTCGTCGGTGTTACGCCCGTCGTAGCCGCGGAATCCGGCGTTGCCGTAGACGCCGTAATCGCCGAATTCGTAGGCGATATCGACGCGCGCGCCGGTGCGGTTGACGCCGCCGAAGCTGAGGCCGGTCAGTGGGTCGCGCGTGCCTGCGTAGCTGAGCACGCTGTCGCTGACGGCGCGCCGCGACAGCGCCATCTCGATCTGCCAGGGGCCGAAGCTGGGCGCCCAGCGGATGCCGCCCACCAGACGCTCCTCGGCGAAGCCTAGCGGCGTGCTACCGACGTCGGCGCGGAAGCTGCCCATGGCGTAGCGCAGTCCGACCGCAATGCCACTGTCGCTTTGGTCGAGATCGAGATCGGTATCGCCGCCGTCGATGAGCGCCAGCGTGCCGAAGCGCAGCCGGCGCGGTCCGGTGATGTCGCCGCTGTCGACGAGCACCGGCGTGACGCGTAGCCCGAAGCGCCCGAGACGGGTCGCTGCAGAGTACAGCTCCATTGGCACCTCGAGGTTGAACAGGCGCGACAAACCGGCTTCGCCGTCGCGCACGCGGCTGTGGAAGCCGCCCGCCGCCCAGCCGCTGGTGCGGCCGCTCAAGGTGTCGATGCGCCGGGCGGTGGCTTCGCCCGCGCCGCCACTCGCGCCCTCGGACGCGCGGGCGGCGCCGGCCGAACGGGCCTCGCGCTGGGCAGGCGCCACGGGTTCGGCGAAGGCGCCGGGGCGAGGGCGCAGCACCTGCTCCGGGGCCTCCGGGCTGCGCTCCTGCATGGCGTCGCGTACCGGTCGCGGAGTCAGCGGCTCGTTGCGCCGGACCTGCTCGATAATGGCGAGTTGTGGCGGCTGTAGGGAAGCTCGGCCCTCGGGCTCACGCGCCCGCAGGCTGCGCGCGCGCTGGTAGTGGCGCAGCGCGAGTCCCTCGTTGCCGCGGGCGTCAGCAAGACGCGCGCGCAGCTCGTACAGCTCAGGATCATCCTTGCCTTCGGTTTCAAGCTCGCGCAGTGCGTGCTCGGCGGGATCGAGATGACCGGCAGCCAACAGAGCGTTGACTCGCGCACGGAGCAACTCCGGTTCCGGATTCTCAAGGCGCGCGACGAGGTTGTCGTAAATCGCCAGCGCCTCGGCGTGGTCGCCCCCGGCCTCGAAGACGCGCGCCAGCGCCATCTGCACGCGCGGTTCGCGTGGGCGCCGGCGCACGACGTCGCGCAGCAGCGAATAGGCCGCGTCGAGCTCGCCTTCCTGACGCTCGCGGTCGGCCATGGCGATGCGGAAACCGATAATGAGTTCTTCGAGCTGCGCCGATTGCGCGGTGTTGAGATCCTGCTCAAGAAGATGCTCGGCTTGGGCCTCGAATTCGGCGTAATGGCCCATCTCCAGTAGCAGGCCGGCGTATTGCAGGCGCTGGCCGATGTCGTCCGGGGCGTCGGCGAAGGCGCGTCGCAGATAGGCGAGCGCGCGCGCCGGGTCGCCCAGCTCGGCCCAGCCGCCCGCGAGCACGCCGGCGAAGCGGGCCTCGTTGCCCGCCGCCGCATCGGCTTCGGATATGGCGCGGAAGGCTAGCGCGTAGTCGCCTGCCTCGCGCGCCAGACGTGCGCGTTCGATCTGGTAGCGGATCCAGGCTCGCCGCTGCAAGGCCTCGGCCTCGCGATCGCGTTGCGCAGCAGGCAGGGCCTCCAGTATTTCCAAGACTTCGCCCCAGCGCTCGGCGTCGGCAAGTGCATAGGCCTGAGCCAGCCGCACCGCCTCGAGTTCCGGATGTGTGCTTGCCAGGCTGTCGAGGAGGCGGTCGGCCTCGCGCTGTTGGCCTTCCTCGCGCAGAATGCGCGCAAGATCAAGGCGGGGCCAGGGCGAGTCCGGTGCCAGCGCGATGGCCTCGCGCAGCATTGCTTTGGCGCGCTCGCGATCGCCGGCGGCATTTGCCTCGCCAGCGCGTTCGCGCAGCGCGCGCGCGCGCGCCGGTGCCAGCGCTGCGCGCGCCTCCGGCGGGGCATCTTCGGCGAGAGCCTCGGCTTCGGCAATCTCGCCGCGCTGGATCAGAATGCGCACCAGCAGCGCTACGGCATTGCCGCTCTCCGGCCGCGCTTGGCGGACCTGGCGCGTCAGCGATTCGGCTTCGGCGATACGTCCCTGGCGCAGGAGCAATTCGGCATAGGGCAGGCGTAGCGCCGGATCCAGACCGGCCGGAGGCGCGGAGAAGGCGCGTTCGTAGGCCGCCAGCGCCAGTTCGTCCTCGCCTTCGGCCTCGGCGGACTGCGCCTGCTCGAAGTTCTGGAAAAAGCGCGCGCTGCGGGCTGCGCTCTCCCAGCGGCCGGCAGTTGCAGGCTGCAGGCGCATGGCCTCGTCGAGCAGCTCGCTGGCTTCGGCGAAGCGCTCCTGGCACAGCCGGACCAAGCCTAATCCGCCGGCCGCCTCGGCGCTGCGCGGGCTTTGGCGGCGCAGCGCGCTGAAGGCGCTCTCGGCAGCGCCTACATCGCCTGAATCGAGTTCCGTAAAGGCCTCCTGTACTGCGGCGTCGCGGCGCGCGCGTGGTGAGCCCGGCAGTCGGTCGGCGAGAGCGGCGCGCTGCTGCGCGACTTCCGCATCCGGGGCATGCTGCGCGAGATAGCGCTCGTAGCGCGGCATATCCGCCGGCTCGGCATCTAGCCACAGCAGAGTCTGGCGCCAGGCGGCCTTCAGCCCTTCCGGTGGATCGGTACGCCGTTGCAGTGATTCGAAGGTGTCCAGGGCGGCGCGGCGGGTGGCCGCCTGGTAGCTCTGTACCCGCGCGCGGGCCAGCGTGTAGCGGGGATCTTCGGGATGGCGGTTTTCCTGATCGCGGAGTCCCTCGATAGCCTCGGCCCGTCGTTCGGGCATGCCACCCATCACCTCAAAGTATTCGCGCGCCAGTGTTCCGGGGGGTGGTGTCTCGCCGTCAAAGGCGCGTCGATAGGCCTCCAGTGCCTCCTCGGGGCGGTCGGTGCCGGCAAGCTCGCGGGCGCGGCGCAGCGCCTCGCGGTCGACCTCCGCATTCAGCCGTGCTTCGCGATAGGTCTGTAGCCAGCGGGAGTCGGGGTTGCGGGCGCGCAGGCGCTCGGCCAGCGCTTCGGCCTCGCCGCGTTCGCCAGCGGTTACGCGCAACGCGGCGAGGCGCCCGAGCGCTTCTTCGTTGTCGGGGTCCGCAGCCAGAACGCGTTGCCAGGCCTCGCTCGCGCGCTGCTCGGCGTCGCGTGCCTCCCAGAAGCGCGCCTGCTCGACGAGCTGCAGCAGCGCCTCGCCGTCTTCGGGCTGCGCTGGGGCTGCCAGTGGCGCCATCATTGCGATAGCAATCAGCAGCGCTCGGAATTGCCGCTTCATGAGGATGTCCATGTCGGGATCAGGCGGCCATCGGCCGCGAATCGGAAGCGCTGTTGTTTCCAGCCATTGGCGAACAATGCCAGCACCTGGTCGTAATAGCGCGCTGGCTCGCCGTAAAGTCCGCCGTTCAAAGAGGCCTCCGCACGCTCGGTGAAGCGTGCAGCGGCAGTGTCGTGACCGGTGTCGTGGAGCCAGGCGGCCGCGCAGAGCTGGAAGCCGGGCGGACCTTCGCCCTGCATCTCGGCGCTGGCAACATCCCAGGACTCCGGCATGGCCTGGCGCTGCCGGATCATGGGCAAGGCGCGCGCCAGCCGCTCGCGCAGCGGCGAGACGACGTCCAGGCCGGGTACGCGCATCGTTGACCAGAGGTAGCAGCGAATCGCGTCAAAGCTGCCGCGCGTTCCAGTGGTCTCGTCCGGGCGGTAACCATCAGCGACAAGCATCAGCCAGTCAGGCGGCAGGCCGTTGGGCAGGAAGTCGGCGCTGGCGCGTACGTGCTCCGCCAGAATTCCGGCCCATGGCCCGTCCGGGTCGTGCTCGGCGAAGAAGCGCATCTGGAAGGGGACAATGTAGCTCGGGTTCAGGCGCACCGACATGTCATCGGTAAAACCCTCCGGCGCTGGCAGCAGCAGTTGCCGTCCGAAGCGTTGCACCGTTTCCCGTTCGCGGACCTGTCGGAGCATGGCACGACCGGTCGCGGTGTGGTCTGCGAGCCGCCAGAGGCGCCCGGCCTCGAGTAGCGTGTAGG of Algiphilus aromaticivorans DG1253 contains these proteins:
- a CDS encoding cellulose biosynthesis protein BcsC — protein: MKRQFRALLIAIAMMAPLAAPAQPEDGEALLQLVEQARFWEARDAEQRASEAWQRVLAADPDNEEALGRLAALRVTAGERGEAEALAERLRARNPDSRWLQTYREARLNAEVDREALRRARELAGTDRPEEALEAYRRAFDGETPPPGTLAREYFEVMGGMPERRAEAIEGLRDQENRHPEDPRYTLARARVQSYQAATRRAALDTFESLQRRTDPPEGLKAAWRQTLLWLDAEPADMPRYERYLAQHAPDAEVAQQRAALADRLPGSPRARRDAAVQEAFTELDSGDVGAAESAFSALRRQSPRSAEAAGGLGLVRLCQERFAEASELLDEAMRLQPATAGRWESAARSARFFQNFEQAQSAEAEGEDELALAAYERAFSAPPAGLDPALRLPYAELLLRQGRIAEAESLTRQVRQARPESGNAVALLVRILIQRGEIAEAEALAEDAPPEARAALAPARARALRERAGEANAAGDRERAKAMLREAIALAPDSPWPRLDLARILREEGQQREADRLLDSLASTHPELEAVRLAQAYALADAERWGEVLEILEALPAAQRDREAEALQRRAWIRYQIERARLAREAGDYALAFRAISEADAAAGNEARFAGVLAGGWAELGDPARALAYLRRAFADAPDDIGQRLQYAGLLLEMGHYAEFEAQAEHLLEQDLNTAQSAQLEELIIGFRIAMADRERQEGELDAAYSLLRDVVRRRPREPRVQMALARVFEAGGDHAEALAIYDNLVARLENPEPELLRARVNALLAAGHLDPAEHALRELETEGKDDPELYELRARLADARGNEGLALRHYQRARSLRAREPEGRASLQPPQLAIIEQVRRNEPLTPRPVRDAMQERSPEAPEQVLRPRPGAFAEPVAPAQREARSAGAARASEGASGGAGEATARRIDTLSGRTSGWAAGGFHSRVRDGEAGLSRLFNLEVPMELYSAATRLGRFGLRVTPVLVDSGDITGPRRLRFGTLALIDGGDTDLDLDQSDSGIAVGLRYAMGSFRADVGSTPLGFAEERLVGGIRWAPSFGPWQIEMALSRRAVSDSVLSYAGTRDPLTGLSFGGVNRTGARVDIAYEFGDYGVYGNAGFRGYDGRNTDDNSAFEIGAGAYARALRSRAMELTYGLNITSFFYDKNRRFFTLGHGGYFSPQSFVSVGVPVSLEGRYHELVWRLHGAVGLQAFNEDGAAYYPNNPGLQAQLEERIALDPESDLVAGYSDNSQSGLGYAFGAAAEYRLNRHFFAGGRLATDNARDFNEYQFAAFLRYYFNAQPELPASPRGLPSHYEGSGL
- a CDS encoding tetratricopeptide repeat protein, whose translation is MNARSLIVALALLLPGTLTAQPEAATGAELLSDGQTARAIAQLENALGRNPFDPVVLNNLAVAYAETGDFRRAAELLQRAERLAPDDATITENLLETENWLAHMAQRGREETQQQTTESAEPIRVPPAPPPLWP
- the bcsZ gene encoding cellulose synthase complex periplasmic endoglucanase BcsZ, giving the protein MPDLYRRDLLRLATTAPAWLLGGEAIAFSLLRERADGAWPHWQSFLDGFVQDDGRVIDWTDGGRTVSEGQAYALFFALVADDRAAFRRILEWTRDNLAAGDLSSQLPAWLWGHDENTDRWGVLDANPASDADLFIAYTLLEAGRLWRLADHTATGRAMLRQVRERETVQRFGRQLLLPAPEGFTDDMSVRLNPSYIVPFQMRFFAEHDPDGPWAGILAEHVRASADFLPNGLPPDWLMLVADGYRPDETTGTRGSFDAIRCYLWSTMRVPGLDVVSPLRERLARALPMIRQRQAMPESWDVASAEMQGEGPPGFQLCAAAWLHDTGHDTAAARFTERAEASLNGGLYGEPARYYDQVLALFANGWKQQRFRFAADGRLIPTWTSS